Within Candidatus Methylomirabilis tolerans, the genomic segment AGTGGATGATCCTCAAGGCGATGCGGATTCCGGCCAACGTCGTCCTTCAGGTCAATGAGCGGGCCGACAGCACCGAGAGCGAGATGGCCTACCTCGCACGCCTTCTCAAGCAGCACCGGATAGGAACAGTTATCCTTGTTACGGACAGATCGCATTCAACGCGGGCAAACAAGATTCTGGTCCGCGTCTCCGGTGGGAAGGTTGCGATCATCAGTCGGCCCACCCGCTACGATACCTTTGATCCGGAGGGGTGGTGGCGTTCTCGTGCTGATGCGAAAGAGGTCTTGATGGAATATGAGAAACTGTTCAACTATCTTCTGCAATCGATGGGTGTCGGCGTTACCGGCTGGCTCAAAGACGAAAGTCATCCAGCCGTTCCAGTCGAGGCCACGTTCTGACTATTGGGGTCCGGGTTCCGGTCTCTGTGAGAGAGTTAAACCGTTCATGGATGGAGGGATGCGCCATGCAGGAGAAGCGAGGAATGTTTGATAAGATTTGGGGAGCCTTAGAATCGACCAACCCGGAGCCGACGACAGAACCAGCTCCAATGATGGAGATGACGACGAGCGCGTTTGTCGTCGGTGAGAAGATCCAGATTCGCGGGGATCTGACCGGCGAAGGCGACATTCATCTCATGGGTGGGTTTCGCGGGACCATTGATCTTGTAGGAACGGTTGTGATCGGCGGGTCGGCCCAGGTGGAGGCCGATATCGCTGCAACCAACATCACTGTTGGCGGTCACGTGAAAGGTAATTTGATCGCCAGTGGACGGGTCGATCTCCTGCCAACCGGCAGCGTTACGGGTAACGTGAAGACCGGGAGCATTGCCGCTGCCGAGGGTGCCTCCTTGAAGGGCGAGATTGAGATTAATCGCCGACAGGCTCAAGGTCAGATAGAGGAGGGACCGGATCGGTTCAGTAGAACCTGAGCAACCCGGTTGCGTTCAGCGCTTGGCAGCACGCGCGATGAGGAGGGTGTATGGCCTTTATGCGGTTTGATCAATTCACCTTTAAGGCGCAGGAGGCGATCCAGCAGGCCCAGAAGCTGGCCGAGGAGCGGGAGCATCAGGCGATTGACGTTGAGCACCTGTTGCTGGCGCTGGTCGGCCAGGCGGAAGGGGTGGTTCAGCCGATCCTGAGAAAGGTGGGGGCAACCCCTGGTCAGGTCGGCTCACGACTCATCGAGGAACTGAGGCGACTTCCCAGGGTCTCCGGCGTGACCCAGGGCCAGGTCCACATCACGCCGCGCCTGGAAAAGGTATTGAATACGGCGTTGTCCGAGGCAGAGCGCCTGAAGGACGAGTATGTGAGCACCGAGCATCTGCTCCTGGCGATCTGCGACGAGGGTGGCGGCGCCGTCGGGAAGGTCCTGCGCGAGGCTGGGATCACGAAAGACAGGATCTACGCGGCCTTACAGGAAATCCGCGGCAGCCAGCGTGTCACCGACCAGACCCCGGAGGAGAAGTACCAGGCGCTGGAACGATATGCCCGCAATCTGACTGATCTGGCCAGAAAAGGGAAGTTGGACCCGGTCATCGGTCGGGACGATGAAATCCGCCGGGTGATCCAGGTCCTGGCGCGCCGGACCAAGAACAATCCGGTTCTGATCGGTGAGCCGGGTGTGGGTAAGACCGCCATCGTGGAAGGGCTGGCGCAGCGGATCGTCAACGGGGATATGCCGGAGTCGCTGAAGAATAAGCGCGTTCTGGCGCTGGACATCGGCGCGCTCGTGGCCGGGAGCAAGTACCGCGGGGAGTTCGAGGATCGGCTGAAGGCGGTCCTGCGCGAGGTCACCGAGCAGGAGGGGCAGATTGTCCTCTTCATCGACGAGTTGCACACCCTCGTTGGGGCCGGCGCTGCCGAAGGGGCCGTGGACGCCTCGAATATGCTCAAGCCTGCGCTGGCCCGAGGTGAGCTTCGGTGCGTGGGGGCCACGACGTTGGACGAATACCGCAAGCGGGTAGAGAAGGACGCCGCGCTTGAGCGGCGCTTCCAACCCGTCCTGGTCGGCGAGCCGTCAGTCGAGGATACCATCTCGATCCTCCGTGGCCTGAAGGAGCGGTACGAGGTCCACCACGGCGTCCGGATCAAGGACTCGGCGTTGGTGTCGGCCGCAGTCCTCAGCAACCGGTATATTGCCGACCGGTTCCTGCCGGACAAGGCGATCGACCTGATCGATGAGGCGGCGTCGCGTCTCCGGATGGAGATCGACAGTATGCCGACAGAGCTGGACGAGCTCAGTCGACGAGCCAGACAGCTCGAAATCGAACGTGA encodes:
- a CDS encoding YdcF family protein, producing MGRLIRWLIVFPLLGLLLYVGHPFLLRAMGRYLITEDRLQKAEAIVVLAGDGGVARTLEAVRLYQDGYAPRIILTHQRLPKGYEALARLGITVPEERDVQWMILKAMRIPANVVLQVNERADSTESEMAYLARLLKQHRIGTVILVTDRSHSTRANKILVRVSGGKVAIISRPTRYDTFDPEGWWRSRADAKEVLMEYEKLFNYLLQSMGVGVTGWLKDESHPAVPVEATF
- a CDS encoding polymer-forming cytoskeletal protein, encoding MFDKIWGALESTNPEPTTEPAPMMEMTTSAFVVGEKIQIRGDLTGEGDIHLMGGFRGTIDLVGTVVIGGSAQVEADIAATNITVGGHVKGNLIASGRVDLLPTGSVTGNVKTGSIAAAEGASLKGEIEINRRQAQGQIEEGPDRFSRT